The Helianthus annuus cultivar XRQ/B chromosome 16, HanXRQr2.0-SUNRISE, whole genome shotgun sequence genome includes a window with the following:
- the LOC110917743 gene encoding protein DETOXIFICATION 44, chloroplastic isoform X1: protein MSTCIFQRQHQHHHRHLLLLPSQHDTRSFKLQSFTQIPSSSLRFRTLSSRQNPSAKPSLQNPQSDSQIASNDDDLYSPSASTESNPFVLTLLIQGFREKLGFDELGMEIMSIALPAALALAADPITSLVDTAFIGHLGSAELAAVGVSISLFNLVAKLLNIPLLNITTSFVAEEQAVSVEADDGSTCVNQDDVAGRPNKKFLPSVSTSLAMATTFGIAETIALSFGSGFLLNTMGIPVDSPMRVPAEQFTSIRAFGAPAIVLALAAQGTFRGFKDTKTPLYAIVAGNLLNAVLDLILIFFCGLGVSGAAIATVISEYLTAFILLWKLNEEVVLVTPNIDGEKVAQYLKSGGLLMSRSFAVLVTMTLSTSVAAREGSVPMAGHQICLEVWLALSLLTDALALAGQAILASSYSQRNYGEARRVIYRVLQISLIAGCSLSFILFFGFGDLSYLISTDSEVLNIAKSGTLFVVASQPVNAVAFVLDGLYYGVSDFGYASYSMVVIGLGTCAFFLLAGPKFGLAGVWTGLFVFMTLRVVAGIWRLGTKRGPWKLVYSETDQENR, encoded by the exons ATGAGCACTTGTATCTTCCAACGCCAACACCAACACCATCATcgtcatcttcttcttcttccttcacAACATGATACTCGTTCTTTCAAGCTTCAATCCTTCACACAAATCCCCAGTTCTTCACTTCGGTTTCGAACCCTATCCTCCAGGCAAAACCCTAGTGCAAAACCCTCTCTTCAAAACCCCCAATCTGATTCCCAAATTGCTTCAAACGATGACGATCTTTATTCACCTTCTGCTTCCACTGAATCCAACCCATTCGTCTTGACCTTGTTAATTCAAGGCTTCAG GGAGAAGCTTGGGTTTGATGAACTTGGAATGGAGATCATGTCCATTGCATTGCCTGCAGCATTAGCTCTTGCTGCTGATCCAATTACTTCACTTGTTGATACTGCATTTATCGGCCATTTGG GTTCTGCTGAATTAGCTGCTGTTGGTGTTTCTATATCATTATTTAATCTAGTGGCAAAATTGTTGAATATTCCTCTGCTCAATATCACAACCTCATTTGTTGCTGAAGAACAGGCAGTATCAGTCGAGGCCGATGACGGTTCTACTTGTGTCAACCAGG ATGATGTGGCTGGCCGTCCAAACAAGAAGTTTTTGCCGTCAGTTTCAACTTCTTTGGCCATGGCTACTACCTTTGGCATTGCGGAGACCATAGCACTTTCATTCGGTTCTGGTTTCTTATTGAACACCATGGGTATACCTGTT GATTCACCGATGCGAGTACCGGCAGAGCAGTTTACGTCCATAAGGGCGTTTGGTGCTCCAGCAATTGTATTAGCTTTGGCTGCACAAGGAACTTTCCGTGGCTTTAAGGATACTAAGACTCCTCTATATGCTATTG TTGCGGGAAACCTGCTAAATGCAGTACTTGATCTAATATTGATTTTCTTTTGTGGACTTGGTGTTAGTGGTGCTGCAATTGCGACGGTAATTTCCGA ATATCTGACCGCCTTCATCCTACTGTGGAAGTTAAATGAAGAAGTAGTACTTGTTACTCCAAATATAGATGGTGAAAAAGTTGCTCAATATTTAAAATCAG GGGGGCTTTTAATGTCTAGAAGCTTTGCTGTACTTGTGACTATGACTCTATCTACATCAGTGGCAGCACGGGAAGGGTCTGTGCCAATGGCGGGTCACCAGATCTGCTTGGAAGTGTGGTTGGCTTTGTCGTTGCTAACGGATGCTTTAGCACTTGCAGGACAG GCGATTCTTGCTAGTAGTTACTCACAAAGGAACTACGGTGAAGCACGGAGAGTCATATACAGAGTTCTGCAG ATTAGCTTAATAGCAGGATGTAGCTTGTCCTTTATCTTGTTCTTCGGGTTTGGAGATCTATCTTATTTGATCAGCACCGATTCAGAAGTtctaaatattgcaaaatctgGTACCTTG TTTGTAGTTGCATCTCAGCCGGTAAACGCTGTAGCTTTTGTACTTGATGGGCTATATTATGGGGTTTCAGATTTCGGATACGCTTCATATTCTATG GTGGTAATCGGATTAGGAACCTGTGCGTTCTTTCTTCTTGCTGGTCCTAAATTTGGTCTTGCTGGAGTGTGGACCGGATTGTTTGTATTTATGACATTGCGAGTAGTGGCTGGAATCTGGAG GTTAGGAACAAAGAGAGGGCCATGGAAACTTGTTTACTCTGAAACTGATCAAGAAAACCGATGA
- the LOC110917743 gene encoding protein DETOXIFICATION 44, chloroplastic isoform X2, which translates to MEIMSIALPAALALAADPITSLVDTAFIGHLGSAELAAVGVSISLFNLVAKLLNIPLLNITTSFVAEEQAVSVEADDGSTCVNQDDVAGRPNKKFLPSVSTSLAMATTFGIAETIALSFGSGFLLNTMGIPVDSPMRVPAEQFTSIRAFGAPAIVLALAAQGTFRGFKDTKTPLYAIVAGNLLNAVLDLILIFFCGLGVSGAAIATVISEYLTAFILLWKLNEEVVLVTPNIDGEKVAQYLKSGGLLMSRSFAVLVTMTLSTSVAAREGSVPMAGHQICLEVWLALSLLTDALALAGQAILASSYSQRNYGEARRVIYRVLQISLIAGCSLSFILFFGFGDLSYLISTDSEVLNIAKSGTLFVVASQPVNAVAFVLDGLYYGVSDFGYASYSMVVIGLGTCAFFLLAGPKFGLAGVWTGLFVFMTLRVVAGIWRLGTKRGPWKLVYSETDQENR; encoded by the exons ATGGAGATCATGTCCATTGCATTGCCTGCAGCATTAGCTCTTGCTGCTGATCCAATTACTTCACTTGTTGATACTGCATTTATCGGCCATTTGG GTTCTGCTGAATTAGCTGCTGTTGGTGTTTCTATATCATTATTTAATCTAGTGGCAAAATTGTTGAATATTCCTCTGCTCAATATCACAACCTCATTTGTTGCTGAAGAACAGGCAGTATCAGTCGAGGCCGATGACGGTTCTACTTGTGTCAACCAGG ATGATGTGGCTGGCCGTCCAAACAAGAAGTTTTTGCCGTCAGTTTCAACTTCTTTGGCCATGGCTACTACCTTTGGCATTGCGGAGACCATAGCACTTTCATTCGGTTCTGGTTTCTTATTGAACACCATGGGTATACCTGTT GATTCACCGATGCGAGTACCGGCAGAGCAGTTTACGTCCATAAGGGCGTTTGGTGCTCCAGCAATTGTATTAGCTTTGGCTGCACAAGGAACTTTCCGTGGCTTTAAGGATACTAAGACTCCTCTATATGCTATTG TTGCGGGAAACCTGCTAAATGCAGTACTTGATCTAATATTGATTTTCTTTTGTGGACTTGGTGTTAGTGGTGCTGCAATTGCGACGGTAATTTCCGA ATATCTGACCGCCTTCATCCTACTGTGGAAGTTAAATGAAGAAGTAGTACTTGTTACTCCAAATATAGATGGTGAAAAAGTTGCTCAATATTTAAAATCAG GGGGGCTTTTAATGTCTAGAAGCTTTGCTGTACTTGTGACTATGACTCTATCTACATCAGTGGCAGCACGGGAAGGGTCTGTGCCAATGGCGGGTCACCAGATCTGCTTGGAAGTGTGGTTGGCTTTGTCGTTGCTAACGGATGCTTTAGCACTTGCAGGACAG GCGATTCTTGCTAGTAGTTACTCACAAAGGAACTACGGTGAAGCACGGAGAGTCATATACAGAGTTCTGCAG ATTAGCTTAATAGCAGGATGTAGCTTGTCCTTTATCTTGTTCTTCGGGTTTGGAGATCTATCTTATTTGATCAGCACCGATTCAGAAGTtctaaatattgcaaaatctgGTACCTTG TTTGTAGTTGCATCTCAGCCGGTAAACGCTGTAGCTTTTGTACTTGATGGGCTATATTATGGGGTTTCAGATTTCGGATACGCTTCATATTCTATG GTGGTAATCGGATTAGGAACCTGTGCGTTCTTTCTTCTTGCTGGTCCTAAATTTGGTCTTGCTGGAGTGTGGACCGGATTGTTTGTATTTATGACATTGCGAGTAGTGGCTGGAATCTGGAG GTTAGGAACAAAGAGAGGGCCATGGAAACTTGTTTACTCTGAAACTGATCAAGAAAACCGATGA